The Rheinheimera mangrovi genome contains the following window.
GCATATTAAAATCTGTCAGCACCAAATCAAACATATTGTTTTTCAAAAGCTCAATGGCTTGTTGCCCATCCTCTGCTTCAGTTAAATGCTGAATTCCCAGGTTCTGCAGTACACGTTTAATATGGTTACGGGCCAGACGGCTGTCGTCGACCACCAAGACCCGCACATCGTGCACATCAAATAAACTCAGTTCCAATTCGGCCGGACTGAGCAGATCTATGGCGGCATTTAAGGCTTTGCCCAACTGCACTGAATTAAAAGGTTTAGGTAAAATCGCTATTACGCCTGATTGCTTAAATTGCTCCAGCTGGGCTTTTTTTGTTTCTGAGGAAATCAGTACAAAAGGTACTTCTGCTAAATCTGAGTCGTTTTTCAGCTTGGCCAGCAGTTCCAGACTGGTGCCTTGTTCAAAATATAAACTGCTGATCACCAGATCGGCTTTATGCTGTTTGAGCTGCAGCATGGCTGTTGCAATGCTGTCGGCCGTACTGATCTGGGTTGCTCCTTCTGCGGCCAGTTGTCTGATAATAATTTTGCGTTGAACATCAGAAGGTTCAATCAGCAGAATAGATAAGTCAGAAGGGGAGAGTTGTTGCATCAGACGCTCGCTTGATCCATCTGGGTATAAAGGGGCGGGTTAACCACCTGCCCATTTATGTTTGTAACCCAGTTTAGTTAACTCCTGCTGCACCAGTTCGCGTTGATCACCCTGAATTTCAATGACGCCGTCCTTGACCGAACCACCA
Protein-coding sequences here:
- a CDS encoding response regulator → MQQLSPSDLSILLIEPSDVQRKIIIRQLAAEGATQISTADSIATAMLQLKQHKADLVISSLYFEQGTSLELLAKLKNDSDLAEVPFVLISSETKKAQLEQFKQSGVIAILPKPFNSVQLGKALNAAIDLLSPAELELSLFDVHDVRVLVVDDSRLARNHIKRVLQNLGIQHLTEAEDGQQAIELLKNNMFDLVLTDFNMPEVNGQELTQYIREHSQQSHIPVLMVTSEANESHLANIAQSGVNALCDKPFEPETVRALLSRIMEH